A part of Anaeromyxobacter diazotrophicus genomic DNA contains:
- a CDS encoding YajQ family cyclic di-GMP-binding protein has translation MPSFDIVSELDLMEVENGFNQARKELAQRFDFKGTATDLERQQDGSILLKANSEGRAEAAYGVLLEKLAKRGVPLEGLDPQKLEPAAGGHVRQLLKLKKGIKQEDAKKIVLRVKESGLKVQAAIQGEAVRITGKKRDDLQAVMQLVRGAGLGIPIAFQNFRD, from the coding sequence ATGCCCAGCTTCGACATCGTCTCCGAGCTCGACCTCATGGAGGTCGAGAACGGCTTCAACCAGGCACGCAAGGAGCTCGCGCAGCGCTTCGACTTCAAGGGGACCGCCACCGACCTCGAGCGGCAGCAGGACGGGTCGATCCTCCTGAAGGCGAACAGCGAGGGGCGCGCCGAGGCCGCCTACGGCGTGCTCCTCGAGAAGCTCGCCAAGCGCGGGGTGCCGCTCGAGGGGCTCGACCCGCAGAAGCTCGAGCCGGCGGCGGGCGGGCACGTGCGGCAGCTCTTGAAGCTCAAGAAGGGCATCAAGCAGGAGGACGCGAAGAAGATCGTCCTGCGGGTGAAGGAGTCCGGCCTGAAGGTGCAGGCGGCCATCCAGGGCGAGGCGGTGCGCATCACCGGCAAGAAGCGGGACGATCTGCAGGCGGTGATGCAGCTCGTCCGCGGCGCGGGGCTCGGCATCCCGATCGCGTTCCAGAACTTCAGGGATTGA
- a CDS encoding DUF2917 domain-containing protein, with product MAAELEVVALDTSRSWSAVSRGSPRVEVLDGTVLVTVEGDPADRVLTAGDVFAGPPRRRVAATGLSRSRIRVSAPELPALARLAARGAAPLARHLFGGALILAVWLSLWTWVAIVVAAPLATGPRAGGGTAAETAERVR from the coding sequence ATGGCGGCGGAGCTGGAAGTGGTGGCGCTCGACACGTCGCGGTCCTGGAGCGCGGTGAGCCGCGGCTCGCCCAGGGTGGAGGTGCTCGACGGGACGGTGCTGGTGACGGTGGAGGGGGATCCGGCGGATCGCGTCCTCACTGCGGGTGACGTATTCGCGGGCCCGCCGCGGCGGCGAGTGGCGGCCACGGGCCTCTCCCGCAGCCGGATCCGCGTCTCCGCGCCCGAACTGCCCGCGCTCGCGCGGCTCGCGGCGCGAGGCGCGGCGCCGCTCGCGCGTCACCTCTTCGGCGGCGCGCTCATCCTCGCCGTCTGGCTCTCGCTGTGGACCTGGGTCGCGATCGTCGTCGCGGCGCCGCTCGCGACGGGGCCTCGCGCCGGCGGCGGCACGGCCGCGGAGACGGCCGAGCGCGTGCGGTGA
- a CDS encoding C-GCAxxG-C-C family protein: protein MKSISRRELITHAGMALGGAVTATAFLGACGGSSRATAETTSPQVSDFPYRKFIPAGYALDKQAIQESAYQLYWAGGCGHGAYKSIMQHLAQTVGAPFNLLPLDACMYQGGGIAGYGSICGAINGALVAINSIVADSKARAAMMTDLIRWYEGTAFPSYVPAAINASEKATLDFSAANIAKLQIVPHSHLCHASRTQWCQHNGVAASSPDLSARCGRLTADVAGKAVELLTGYLATSAYTAAVPLDSTSAGCVGCHTSTRLNESVASGMRCDSCHPSNTTNHPL, encoded by the coding sequence ATGAAGAGCATCTCGAGGCGGGAATTGATCACCCACGCCGGCATGGCGCTCGGCGGCGCGGTCACGGCCACGGCGTTCCTCGGCGCGTGCGGCGGCAGCTCCCGGGCGACGGCCGAGACGACGAGCCCTCAGGTCTCCGACTTCCCGTACCGGAAGTTCATCCCGGCGGGCTACGCGCTCGACAAGCAGGCGATCCAGGAGAGCGCCTACCAGCTCTACTGGGCCGGCGGGTGCGGCCACGGCGCGTACAAGTCGATCATGCAGCACCTGGCCCAGACGGTGGGCGCCCCGTTCAACCTCCTGCCGCTGGACGCCTGCATGTACCAGGGGGGCGGGATCGCCGGGTACGGCAGCATCTGCGGGGCCATCAACGGCGCGCTGGTGGCCATCAACTCCATCGTCGCGGATTCGAAGGCGCGGGCCGCGATGATGACCGACCTCATCCGGTGGTACGAGGGAACGGCGTTCCCGTCGTACGTCCCGGCGGCGATCAACGCCAGCGAGAAGGCGACGCTCGACTTCTCGGCCGCCAACATCGCCAAGCTGCAGATCGTCCCGCACAGCCACCTCTGCCACGCCTCGCGCACGCAGTGGTGCCAGCACAACGGCGTCGCCGCCTCGAGCCCCGACCTGTCGGCACGCTGCGGCCGGCTCACCGCCGACGTCGCCGGGAAGGCGGTGGAGCTGCTGACCGGCTACCTCGCGACCAGCGCCTACACCGCTGCCGTCCCGCTCGACTCCACCTCCGCCGGCTGCGTCGGCTGCCACACCTCCACCCGGCTCAACGAGTCGGTGGCGTCCGGGATGCGGTGCGACTCCTGCCACCCGTCCAACACCACGAACCACCCGCTGTAA
- a CDS encoding MMPL family transporter — protein sequence MRLLRFVGWLTELSLRRWRSLLVLGALLGLAGAWLGSRLELRTSFEELLPEDVPSVRSARELARRVGGDGTVLVLVEAEGGPQELPGAEELAPRLAAAFAALGPDVVRSVEWNQDPVKRWYADHWPLFLPAEDLRGARDALVKVLGEQKARLNPTLTLLDEGAPAADGEAGALELGRAPDLQRLLDPARPSPRAEVEQRFARYAGGFLVHPDRRSLTLVVRTAGTSLAISEVRVALARMQQAVEALRPELEARHLRVSFGGSYPILLAEYGALVRDAALSFAAVLAILLLSMTFFFGELRLVLALGATLLPAVAVTFGVAWAGIGYLNTQTAFLGTIVAGNGINYGIIYLGRLKQLRRRGVPLARACHDAARVTASGTLLAAVGTSVAYGTLMIATNRGFRHFGFIGGIGMVVCWLATFALLPALLVLLDRLRPRRVRPRPPPPRRAVAALDRLLRHPRLVVGAFAVLTAAAAGVYVWRLPVALEQNLDNLRNDETGSAEVRRVQARAQGSLGRSIAGAVALLPSREGADAYCAALEERQRAQPRLRALVEGCETLASVVPLRQAEKLELVRDLGARLTDRVLERLPAAQAARARELRDDLRAQRAISEADAPPALLDAFRERDGTVGRIAFVRARGEARLELVPNLRRFAAAVRGVPVGGARYDAAGVDVVAADLLDDVERQGARTTALSYACVCALVFAFYRSLRQGALLVASFTSGAILMLGFTAAAGLRINFFNIAAYPITFGIAVDYCANVYARLRMRRNVVPALVEVVPAMVICSWSTVVSYATLVVSFSPALRSFGWYAMIGELATLAAAVVLLPAIVQLLPARVWHAPEGEAADEDEPLRAGGGDRVGPPGLRLTASAPPSRACPPARAARRRRS from the coding sequence ATGCGCCTCCTCCGCTTCGTGGGCTGGCTGACGGAGCTGTCGCTGCGTCGCTGGCGCAGCCTCCTCGTCCTCGGCGCGCTCCTCGGGCTGGCCGGCGCCTGGCTCGGCTCGCGGCTCGAGCTCCGGACCAGCTTCGAGGAGCTTCTCCCGGAGGACGTACCGAGCGTCCGGAGCGCGCGCGAGCTGGCGCGGCGGGTGGGCGGGGACGGCACCGTGCTCGTGCTGGTCGAGGCCGAGGGCGGTCCGCAGGAGCTGCCGGGCGCCGAGGAGCTCGCCCCGCGGCTGGCGGCGGCGTTCGCCGCGCTCGGGCCGGACGTCGTCCGGTCGGTCGAGTGGAACCAGGACCCGGTGAAGCGCTGGTACGCGGATCACTGGCCGCTGTTCCTTCCGGCGGAGGACCTCCGCGGGGCCCGCGACGCGCTGGTGAAGGTCCTCGGGGAGCAGAAGGCGCGGCTCAACCCGACCCTCACCCTGCTCGACGAGGGCGCCCCGGCGGCGGACGGCGAGGCCGGAGCGCTCGAGCTCGGTCGAGCCCCGGACCTCCAGCGCCTGCTCGACCCGGCGCGCCCCAGCCCGCGCGCGGAGGTCGAGCAGCGGTTCGCCCGCTACGCCGGCGGCTTCCTGGTCCACCCGGACCGCCGCTCGCTCACCCTGGTCGTCCGCACCGCCGGGACGAGCCTGGCCATCTCCGAGGTGCGCGTCGCGCTCGCCCGGATGCAGCAGGCCGTCGAGGCGCTCCGGCCCGAGCTCGAGGCGCGGCACCTACGCGTCTCGTTCGGCGGCTCGTACCCCATCCTGCTCGCCGAGTACGGGGCGCTGGTGCGCGACGCGGCGCTGTCGTTCGCCGCCGTCCTCGCGATCCTGCTCCTGTCGATGACCTTCTTCTTCGGCGAGCTCCGGCTCGTCCTCGCGCTCGGGGCGACGCTCCTCCCGGCGGTGGCGGTCACCTTCGGGGTCGCCTGGGCCGGGATCGGCTACCTCAACACCCAGACCGCGTTCCTCGGCACGATCGTGGCCGGGAACGGGATCAACTACGGGATCATCTACCTCGGGCGGCTGAAGCAGCTCCGCCGACGCGGCGTACCGCTCGCGCGCGCCTGCCACGACGCGGCGCGGGTGACGGCGAGCGGCACGCTCCTCGCCGCGGTGGGCACGAGCGTCGCGTACGGCACGCTCATGATCGCCACCAACCGAGGCTTCCGCCACTTCGGCTTCATCGGCGGGATCGGGATGGTCGTCTGCTGGCTGGCGACGTTCGCGCTGCTCCCGGCCCTCCTGGTGCTGCTGGATCGCCTCCGCCCGCGCCGCGTCCGCCCGCGCCCGCCGCCGCCCCGGCGCGCGGTGGCCGCGCTCGACCGGCTCTTGCGGCACCCGCGGCTGGTGGTGGGAGCGTTCGCCGTCCTGACCGCGGCGGCCGCCGGGGTCTACGTGTGGCGGCTGCCGGTCGCGCTGGAGCAGAACCTCGACAACCTCCGAAACGACGAGACGGGGAGCGCCGAGGTGCGGCGCGTCCAGGCGCGGGCGCAGGGCAGCCTTGGACGATCGATCGCCGGGGCGGTGGCGCTCCTCCCCTCGCGCGAGGGCGCCGACGCCTACTGCGCCGCGCTCGAGGAGCGGCAGCGCGCGCAGCCGCGCCTGCGCGCGCTCGTCGAAGGGTGCGAGACCCTCGCGAGCGTGGTGCCGCTCCGGCAGGCGGAGAAGCTGGAGCTGGTCCGCGACCTGGGGGCTCGCCTCACCGACCGCGTGCTGGAGCGCCTCCCGGCGGCGCAGGCCGCGCGCGCCCGCGAGCTCCGCGACGACCTCCGGGCGCAGCGCGCGATCTCCGAGGCGGACGCGCCGCCCGCGCTGCTCGACGCCTTCCGCGAGCGCGACGGCACCGTGGGCCGCATCGCCTTCGTGCGCGCCCGCGGCGAGGCGCGGCTGGAGCTGGTGCCGAACCTGCGCCGGTTCGCCGCCGCGGTGCGCGGCGTGCCGGTAGGCGGCGCGCGCTACGACGCGGCGGGGGTCGACGTCGTGGCGGCCGACCTGCTCGACGACGTCGAGCGCCAGGGGGCGCGGACCACCGCCCTCTCCTACGCGTGCGTCTGCGCGCTCGTCTTCGCCTTCTACCGGAGCCTCCGGCAGGGCGCCCTCCTCGTCGCCTCCTTCACCTCGGGCGCGATCCTGATGCTGGGGTTCACCGCCGCCGCCGGCCTCCGGATCAACTTCTTCAACATCGCGGCCTACCCCATCACCTTCGGGATCGCGGTCGACTACTGCGCCAACGTCTACGCGAGGCTGCGGATGCGCCGGAACGTGGTCCCCGCCCTGGTCGAGGTGGTCCCGGCGATGGTGATCTGCTCGTGGTCCACCGTCGTGAGCTACGCCACGCTGGTGGTCTCGTTCAGCCCGGCGCTGCGCTCCTTCGGCTGGTACGCGATGATCGGCGAGCTCGCCACGCTCGCCGCCGCCGTGGTGCTCCTGCCCGCCATCGTGCAGCTCCTGCCGGCGCGCGTGTGGCACGCCCCCGAAGGCGAGGCCGCCGACGAGGACGAGCCGCTCCGGGCGGGCGGGGGCGACCGGGTCGGCCCCCCCGGCCTCCGCCTCACCGCTTCGGCGCCTCCTTCTCGGGCTTGCCCGCCCGCTCGGGCAGCTCGGCGGCGGCGGTCTTGA
- a CDS encoding lytic transglycosylase domain-containing protein, whose amino-acid sequence MREDLAAAAEVSPPQAAAVPAIEPPAPPAVEAQPPAAEPQIPPEHVEAHVRAQVAQRMPGAAPTTRRKVAATVLAESSRAGVDPLLVVALIHVESSFNPRARSRAGALGLMQVRVPTLREQLHRPQARRADALDPHTNVQAGVRYFRQLLDTFGATDLALMAYNAGPGRIQRLLAEGDIPPRIRDYSRKVVAELERIRNALLRPGRAESLAAAPRGAAPELPLAAPGLARPAAEPSIAR is encoded by the coding sequence TTGCGCGAGGACCTCGCGGCGGCAGCCGAGGTCTCTCCGCCGCAGGCGGCGGCGGTCCCCGCGATCGAGCCGCCCGCCCCGCCGGCGGTCGAGGCGCAGCCGCCGGCCGCCGAGCCGCAGATCCCGCCGGAACACGTCGAGGCGCACGTTCGAGCCCAGGTGGCGCAGCGCATGCCCGGCGCCGCGCCCACCACCCGCCGCAAGGTCGCCGCCACGGTCCTCGCGGAGTCGAGCCGCGCCGGCGTCGATCCGCTGCTCGTCGTCGCGCTCATCCACGTCGAGTCGTCGTTCAACCCCCGCGCGCGGTCGCGGGCGGGCGCGCTCGGGCTGATGCAGGTGCGCGTCCCCACCCTGCGCGAGCAGCTCCACCGACCCCAGGCGCGGCGCGCCGACGCGCTCGATCCGCACACGAACGTCCAGGCCGGGGTCCGCTACTTCCGGCAGCTGCTCGACACGTTCGGCGCCACCGACCTCGCCCTCATGGCGTACAACGCGGGCCCGGGGCGCATCCAGCGGCTGCTCGCGGAAGGGGACATCCCGCCGAGGATCCGCGACTACTCGCGCAAGGTCGTGGCCGAGCTCGAGCGCATCCGGAACGCGCTCCTCCGCCCCGGCCGCGCGGAGAGCCTGGCCGCCGCACCCCGCGGCGCAGCCCCGGAGCTCCCGCTCGCCGCGCCCGGGCTGGCGCGGCCTGCGGCAGAGCCGTCGATCGCGCGGTGA
- a CDS encoding CGNR zinc finger domain-containing protein, whose translation MEAMKQRVFDRSGGHLAIDFVNTVGGMRPHRPREYLVGYADLLAFAVQTGSLAEGQAERIAELARERPAEAEAALAEARELREALHRVFEARVAGQRPAPADLALLNAALARALSHRRLAEGEGCCALGWDGALALDAPWWPIVAAAADLLASAGELSRVRVCGMSEEGECGWLFLDRTKARTRRWCSMQDCGNRAKARRHYAKVKGSGAG comes from the coding sequence ATGGAAGCGATGAAGCAGCGCGTGTTCGACCGCTCGGGAGGCCACCTGGCGATCGATTTCGTCAATACGGTCGGTGGGATGCGACCGCACCGGCCACGAGAATACCTGGTCGGGTACGCAGACCTCCTCGCCTTCGCGGTCCAGACGGGCAGCCTGGCGGAAGGGCAAGCGGAGCGAATCGCCGAGCTGGCGCGCGAGCGCCCGGCCGAGGCGGAGGCGGCGCTGGCCGAAGCGCGCGAGCTCCGCGAGGCGCTCCACCGGGTGTTCGAGGCGCGGGTGGCAGGGCAGCGGCCCGCCCCCGCCGACCTGGCGCTCTTGAACGCGGCGCTGGCGCGCGCGCTCTCGCACCGGCGCCTGGCGGAGGGGGAGGGCTGCTGCGCGCTCGGCTGGGACGGCGCGCTCGCGCTCGACGCGCCCTGGTGGCCGATCGTCGCCGCGGCCGCCGACCTCCTCGCCTCCGCCGGCGAGCTGTCGCGCGTCCGCGTCTGCGGGATGTCCGAGGAGGGCGAGTGCGGCTGGCTCTTCCTCGACCGCACCAAGGCGCGCACCCGCCGCTGGTGCTCGATGCAGGACTGCGGCAACCGCGCCAAGGCGCGCCGCCACTACGCCAAGGTGAAGGGGTCCGGCGCGGGGTGA
- a CDS encoding ribonuclease J: MAPSVRIVALGGLGEIGMNCLAVECDGRIAVVDCGVMFPNEAIGVDVIVPDLSWLVARKEQVGAIYVTHGHEDHIGALPQLLAAVKAPVHVPRFARALLEGRLREAGVQADLREVRPGEVRGAGDGAPLSAEFVAVTHSIPDACALALRTPQGLLFHTGDFKIDEAPVGGRGFDLARVEALGREGVRLLLSDSTNSERPGSSLSESEVGAALDHAFERSRGRIFVACFASNIHRIQQVADAARGLGRRLALLGRSMEQNVRLASELGYLKLAGWQLCSLEEARELPPRELCVLTTGTQGEPRSALARLSRGEHPSLEVQPGDLVVLSSRYIPGNEIAIGEVMNALARLGAEVAYEEVRPLHVSGHAQEGEQRRLMQLTRPERFVPIHGEFRHLARHAQHASAEGVQHRHLLVDGEVLELSDGGARVLDERAPVGRVYADRDALGAAVEEAVIGDRRQLAEAGLCAVVVCVDRASRAVVRGPEILARGVAGLSSGGTALRGEVLRALEELPPAVRQDRAALEEALRLAVRRWFRREGGRKPEVLPIVLEL, translated from the coding sequence GTGGCACCGTCCGTCCGCATCGTCGCCCTGGGAGGGCTCGGGGAGATCGGCATGAACTGCCTCGCGGTCGAGTGCGACGGGCGGATCGCCGTCGTCGACTGCGGGGTCATGTTCCCGAACGAGGCGATCGGCGTCGACGTCATCGTCCCCGATCTGTCCTGGCTGGTCGCGCGGAAGGAGCAGGTGGGCGCGATCTACGTCACCCACGGGCACGAGGACCACATCGGCGCGCTGCCCCAGCTCCTCGCGGCGGTGAAGGCGCCGGTCCACGTGCCGCGCTTCGCGCGGGCGCTCCTGGAGGGCCGGCTGCGCGAGGCGGGCGTCCAGGCCGACCTGCGCGAGGTCCGGCCGGGCGAGGTGCGCGGCGCCGGCGACGGCGCGCCGCTCTCGGCCGAGTTCGTGGCGGTGACGCACTCCATCCCGGACGCCTGCGCGCTCGCGCTGCGGACGCCGCAGGGGCTGCTCTTCCACACCGGCGACTTCAAGATCGACGAGGCGCCGGTCGGCGGCCGAGGCTTCGACCTGGCGCGGGTCGAGGCGCTCGGGCGCGAGGGGGTGCGGCTGCTCCTCTCCGACTCGACCAACTCCGAGCGGCCGGGGAGCTCGCTCTCCGAGTCCGAGGTGGGCGCCGCCCTCGACCACGCCTTCGAGCGCTCGCGCGGGCGCATCTTCGTGGCCTGCTTCGCCTCCAACATCCACCGCATCCAGCAGGTGGCCGACGCGGCGCGGGGGCTCGGGCGGCGGCTGGCGCTGCTCGGCCGCTCGATGGAGCAGAACGTCCGGCTCGCGAGCGAGCTCGGCTACCTGAAGCTCGCCGGGTGGCAGCTCTGCTCGCTGGAGGAGGCGCGCGAGCTCCCGCCGCGCGAGCTGTGCGTCCTCACCACCGGCACCCAGGGCGAGCCGCGCAGCGCGCTGGCGCGCCTGTCGCGCGGGGAGCACCCGAGCCTCGAGGTGCAGCCGGGCGACCTGGTCGTGCTCTCGTCGCGCTACATCCCGGGGAACGAGATCGCGATCGGCGAGGTGATGAACGCGCTCGCCCGGCTCGGCGCCGAGGTGGCCTACGAGGAGGTGCGGCCGCTCCACGTCTCCGGCCACGCCCAGGAGGGCGAGCAGCGGCGGCTCATGCAGCTCACCCGGCCCGAGCGCTTCGTCCCCATCCACGGCGAGTTTCGGCACCTCGCCCGCCACGCCCAGCACGCCTCGGCCGAGGGGGTCCAGCACCGGCACCTGCTCGTCGACGGCGAGGTGCTGGAGCTCTCCGACGGCGGGGCGCGGGTGCTCGACGAGCGCGCGCCGGTGGGCCGCGTCTACGCCGACCGGGACGCCCTCGGCGCCGCCGTCGAGGAGGCGGTCATCGGCGACCGGCGCCAGCTCGCCGAGGCGGGGCTGTGCGCGGTGGTGGTGTGCGTGGACCGGGCGAGCCGGGCGGTGGTGCGCGGCCCCGAGATCCTGGCCCGCGGCGTGGCCGGGCTGTCGAGCGGGGGCACCGCGCTGCGCGGCGAGGTGCTGCGCGCGCTGGAGGAGCTGCCGCCCGCCGTTCGGCAGGATCGCGCCGCGCTCGAGGAGGCGCTGCGCCTGGCGGTGCGGCGCTGGTTCCGGCGCGAGGGCGGCCGCAAGCCCGAGGTGCTGCCCATCGTGCTCGAGTTGTGA